In Fragaria vesca subsp. vesca linkage group LG1, FraVesHawaii_1.0, whole genome shotgun sequence, the sequence TTGGGGTTAGAGTGAAGGTTGATGAGAATAGTGGGTTGGTTGGGAGAGAAGAGGTTGAGTTGTGCGTTAGGAGGGTGATGGGGGAGGGAGACATGGGGATTGAAATGAAAAGGAATGCTAAGAAGTGGAGGGAGCTGGCTATTGAGGCAGTGAATGAGGGTGGCACCTCGGATAAGACTATTGATGAATTTGTATCCAGGTTGGCCAGCGTTTGATCTGTTCTCGCGCGCCGTTGATCGGAATCATCATCGGATCATTGTATTGTTGTTTACCGTGATATGAAACATAATCAAACGATTACAGTTCCAAAAACTCATAGTTAGCTAGCTAGCCAAGATCCGTATATATCAATTATTGATTGCATATTTTTGTGATCTATGATAGGATTCTAAGGATCATGAATTATTGAGGCTAATTGCAAAAAATAAAATAAAACAGTAAAGGAAAACAATGGCTGTATAATTGTCTACATCTTGTATTTCTGATGATAAGGTGAACAGTACAAGTGTATAACACTACAACATAGCATTTATATTAGGCAATAAGTATTACAAGTTAATGACCTAACTATATAGTCATCTTAATAGTTATATATACCACCAATCTTAGGTCGGGATGAAAACATGAGATACCGTTATGATATTTTCATAACTTAATATACCAAAGTTTATAAAGATTAAAAGTTTGTAAACTATTCGGACGAATTTCTCAAAATCTCTATAAAAAAAACGATCTATATCTATCAAAAGTAGAAAACTACCTAGGCAATTTTAATGCTGCTAGAAGCAAAAGAATCGCAACCCAAAAATATCAGACCAAATAATCCAGGCAACAACGAGTTCGAATAAAGTCATAAACACGTTTCTCAATTATTTCGAGATTTGACGGATCTTTTATTGCGGCAAAGATGAAAATCAACTTGTATGAGAAACATGTACAGCTAGCAGATTTCCACGATCTACCCGGTACTTGTAAACATAAGCAATGATGTCAATACCTTCATAGCTTCACATGCAGTAGTGATCATCGATCACTTTCGATCTGCTGAGTGCTGACAGTAACAGCTTGATGATAAACACCAGCCATGCAAATGACGTCCTTTTCTTCAAGCTCGATCGTTAAGCTTGAACAGCGTACATATATATTACTAAAGACACTTGTATACTATAGGCAGCTGAAAGCCAGCGTGTGTCATTCCGTAACTAGCTCATATTCGATACAATAAGAATGTTGATGTTTTTTAAGTTTGAAATCTACGTCAACAGTGATCGCGGCCATATATTATATATGATCCATCTACTACCAGTCCATCAGTGACTTAGTAGTGAGAAACCTTGATCGGAAACGGACGAAAGGCCAATGATTGCTAGTAGCTACAGGCCGGCCTATCGTATTCTCCTCGGAAGGCAATATTCAATCCGACGAGAGAATTGATTTGTGATCGGTTCTGTCTTGCCTCGGGGCTATCCGACTGTCAACCCAAATCTACCAATCAAACCCTAATTAATTACACGGGCTACACGTCTACGTGTATCAACCCAATTCACCATTTCGTGTGATCTCTATACTACTACTTATACATGCATCTATCATTCCGAGCTAGATAGCTAGCTGCAACATTGCACGCCTTCAATTGTGATCATCCATTATTGCCTCGCTTGTCAAATTGAGGGAAATGGAAATGGAAATGAAAATGAAAACGGGAAATGCTGAGGCTCAACCTCAGCAAAGTCACGTCCTTGTGTTCCCGTTTCCTGTTCAGGGTCACATGAACCCAATGGTTCAATTCGCCAAGCGCCTTGTCTCCAANNNNNNNNNNNNNNNNNNNNTTAATTATATATATATATATATATATATATATATATATACATAGACACGCATACAAGGCTTCTCAGCTGCGGACGTCCACATTTATTCTTATAGTACGGATTTCCACTTTACACTCACTTTTCAATCGAATTTTCACATCTCCATTGTCTAATATTTAGATACTATTGTATAGATCATCTATGCAAAATTTCAGCCAATTTGGTTATCATTAAGGCACTCAAAACTATGTTTTTCTATTATAAACATGAATGGTTCAAGTTCGACAGAATTATGTTCATCCATTGGTTTAATCGAGTTGAGTGTCTTAATGATAACCAAATTGGCTGAAATTTTACAGAGATGATCTGTATATTAGTATCTAAAGACTAGACGGTGGAGATGTGAAAATTCGATTGAAAAGTGAGTGTAAAATGGAAATCCGCACCGTAAGAATAAATGCGGACATCCACACCTGAGAAAGTCTATATATATATATATGTCATCAAATAATGAAATAATGAATTGCGCGATATTAATCAACTTCTCAAAGAGCTAAAGTGGCATGGCTCACTCTCAATGGATGCTAAATGTATGTATATATTCTAACTACAATCCTCTAAATAAGATACGTTTCACACGTTGATTTGATGCTAATTGCAACTTACGCGAAATAAGAACACGATCAACAAAGAAATGGGAAGTATTTAGGCCCAAGTTATCGTACCACGGGGATCACGAGCTAGCTAGCAATCTTATGGTCTAGGTTATCAATCACTTATGCATATATGTACAAGCTCACACTTAAATAGATTTACAAAGAAAAGGTAGAGAATGTATCACAATGTTTTTGGGGTTTTCTATTTCTAACAAACTAGTTAACTAAGACATAAAAGTAAAATAGATAGAAGGATGAGATGCATCACACCAAGGGTCAACATGGAAATCAAGGTTCTCCACCCAAATAAGAATCATACGGCATAATGATGACTAATGTAAAAGATGCTTCAATGTTTTGTCGGATTTCCATTTAGCATTAAGAGTTTGACCTGTCAAAAGATGACGTTAGTGTAATTTAAAACCCTATAGTTGTAGTACATGTAAGTAGGGTATCGTTCTAGCCGGGGACACTAGGGAAGAATTTATTCTGCAAAACAAAGTCATTAGAAATATTCACACAATATATACATAAAGAATAAAATGGGGGATTGAAATCGGCAGAAAATAAAGAAAATAAAACAAAGGCAAATAATTACAAAGTTTGGTCACTTCAACGTTGTAAGCACTTCACAAATAAATTCCGATTAGCATGCAAGTATTTTTATGAAAGGTTAAATTATCTTGTCTATGTTTTCACAATTGCAAGTTAATTCCAACCCTTAAGACTTCTCATGTGTTTAAGGTTGTCTTTGCGCTCAACCAAAAACTATGTGACTACTTAACTAAATTGTCTTTGCGCTCAATCTAATCAAGCAACACTTACCGTCCACGAGTCGTTGGAGACATGCTCGTTAGCAATGGCGTCACCCATCCTCGAACTCATGCAAATCACTCACCCTGCCTACCCTATGCAGCACCTAGAACCGNNNNNNNNNNNNNNNNNNNNAATGGTACTAGTGCTCCTCATAACGATGATCATGATGCTGATGATGCCCGCAGCAGCTACCCAGAACTGAAATTCTTGGTGTACCACTCAGGTATGCCATGGGCGTTGGATATAGCGCGACAACACGGCATAGATGGAGCTCCATTCTTCACAAACTCTGCTGCATACGTAGCCATCTACCAACACTTTCTTCAAGGAGCACTAAAGATTCCCTCAGAAAATGATCGGTCCACTACAACGTTATCACTGCCTTCCATGCCACCACTATGTTTCGATGATCTACCCTCATTTCTCCGTGATTTTGACTCCTATCCAGCTTACCTTCAACTTGCTCTCAGCCAATACTCCAATATCGGAACACTAAAATGGCTCTTCATTTGCACTTTCCATAAGTTGGAAGAGGAGGTAATTAGGTAATTTAACTTCATCGGTTCATCAATAAACATATGTAATCCTGCATATCTAGATCACAGCATTATTCATGTATGCAATCACGTCGTAAGAAATGATTTTATTTATAATTAATTAGATGCACCACCAATACGTACTGTAATTCCTTCTGCTAACTTTCACGTACGATTGATCTTCTAATTAATTTCTATGCACAATTACTCTTATATGTGCACGTTGGTGATTAGTATTGCTAATATGTAGTAGTCTTCCTCCGTTAATTAGGTACTGGAATGGATGAGAAATCAAGAGTGGCCGGTCCGGACCATAGGACCAACGGTTCCATCAATGTTTTTGGACAAACAGTTGAAGGATGACAAGGAATATGGCCTCAGTATGTTCAAACCTAATGTGGAGCTTTGTATGGAGTGGCTAGATTCTAGAGAAACTAGCTCCGTCGTTTATGCATCATTTGGAAGCTTGGCCAGTCTAAAAAAGGAGCAGATAGAGGAGCTAGCATGGGGACTGAGGGATATGAACTACAACTTCATGTGGGCGGTTAGAGAATCAGAAATGGAAAAACTTCCTAGTAATTTCTTAGAGGAGACATCAGAGAAGGGTTTGGTTGTGAGCTGGTGCCCTCAGCTACAAGTTCTGGCTCATAAAGCTGTGCGATGCTTTGTTACACATTGCGGATGGAATTCCGTTCTCGAAGCATTGAGCTGCGGAGTGCCAATGGTGACAATGCCACATTGGGCTGATCAAGCAACTAATGCCAAATTTGTTGAGGATGTGTGGAACGTAGGAGTCAGAGTGAAGACGAATAAGAATGGTATTGCTATAAAAGAAGAAATAACAAAGTGTATCCAGCAAGTTATGGAAGAGGAGAAGGGGATGAAGATGATAAAAGCTTCATTAAGGTTGAAAGAACTAGCTAAAGAGGCAGTCAATGTTGGAGGAAGTTCTGATAAGAACATTGAAGAATTTGTAGCAGAACTTGCGCAAATTTAATTCACTTTATATATATGTCATCAAATAATGAATTGCGCGATATTAATCAGCTTCTCAAAGAGCTAAAGTGGCATGGCTCACTCTCAATGGATGCTAAATGTATGTAGTATAACTACAATCCTCTAAATAAGATACGTTTCACACGTCTCTAGGAAAGCAAAAATCAGAATTTTCATACTATTTTTTGCTTCAACTCTAACAAATTCCATATTTTACAGATTACGTACATATATAAAAATTCCCTAAAAATTTCTCTAGGGAAATTTTCTCTATATCTTGGATGTTGGACGTAGAGAAGCTGTTCAAGTTGCACTAAGAGCCTCCTAATTAATGGTAATTAAAACGTTTAAAACTTGAAATTTTAATTCTTTAAAAAATAAAAAGATAAACTTATTGTTTGAAAAATTATTTAGAATGTACTTTGAATATTGTAGTTACAAATTAAATTTCGTAATTCCCACCTATTTCTTGCAGTGCCAAACACAATATCAAATACGAACTAATTACGTAAAAATCACTTGGTACCGTCAGGTCCAGAGGAATTTTTCAGTGCTCCGGGAATGACCACAAGGACCACGTGGTAGTATGATGTGGTCTTTCATTCCATTTAAATTTTGACATGTGGAATTTCATGATGAAAAACAATTTTTGCAATTTTGTCAAAGACCATTTTGGGTTTCTTGTTAATATTTTAAATTCTAACCCCTAAACCCTAAATCCTAAACCCTATACCCATATATCTTATACGCTAACCCCTAAACCCTATACCTTAAACCCTCTACCCTAAATCTTAGGCCAAACTCATAAAAAACCCGAAACGGTAATTTCACAAAATATAGAAAACATTAGTTTATATTTTAATCGTAATAAATTCACGTGTCAAAATTTAATTAATAAGGGAGGACCACGCAAAACTGCGATGTGGTCCATCGAGAGCATTGACAAATCACTCACCCGTCATAATCACTCACCAATAAGTTTCAATTATTGGTGGGTGCTCTGTTCCAATAGAAGAACAACGTACTCTACGACCAAATTACGATATAATTAGGATATCCTATATATACCTCTTATAAACTTCTCGAAATTCATTGGTGAGCAAAAGAATGAACTACTTATATTCCCTGGGGAAAAAGGATACAAATCATATATAAACAAACTAAAATTTTGGTTGCATGGAGACATTTAACTACCAGTTATAGAGCCAATTCCAACTAACATTCCTGGCCATACCATGTTACATCATTTCATTATAATCCCTGGCCTGCATCGATCCTCATGTCAGTATATATTATCTCATAATCTCAATCATTGATCTACGTAGAAATGTACAGCCACATATACACACACACAGTTAACATATCTACGTTGATTGTATTTGTGAAACAAAACAATTAAGATTCATATATAGCTAGATTGATCGAAGAAAGCAGATGGACAAGGCTCTTATTGATCGACCTACAGGTCCCGCGGTAGTAGTTCAGAATAGCAGTGCTGTTTCTGATCAGACTCAGATCTTAGTGTTCCCTTCTCCAGGTCAAGGTCATATGAGCCCAATGATACAATTCTCCAAGCGCCTTGCCTCTAAAGGTGTTAGGGTTACACTAGTCATCACAACCACTTCTAGCAACTCCATACAAACCCATGCAAATTCTTTCAAGGTTGAGGTTATTTCAGATGGCTCCGAACAAGGAAATAAAAAGTCGGAAACTATTGAAGAATATCTTGAGCGTTTCAGAAGGGTAACCACACATACATTAGCCAACCTCATCATCACCAAGATCAAGACCAGTACTTGTACTCCTGGTGCCTCCGAATCTGAATTCAAGCTCTTTGTTTACGATTCATCGATGCCTTGGCTTTCTGATGTAGCGCAACAGCATGGCATAGCTTTTGCTCCATTTTTCACACAGTCCTGTGCAGTAACTGCAATCTACCATCAATTCCATCAAGGAGCGTTCATGACTGAACCGTCAGCTACG encodes:
- the LOC101295080 gene encoding UDP-glycosyltransferase 74E1-like; its protein translation is NGTSAPHNDDHDADDARSSYPELKFLVYHSGMPWALDIARQHGIDGAPFFTNSAAYVAIYQHFLQGALKIPSENDRSTTTLSLPSMPPLCFDDLPSFLRDFDSYPAYLQLALSQYSNIGTLKWLFICTFHKLEEEVLEWMRNQEWPVRTIGPTVPSMFLDKQLKDDKEYGLSMFKPNVELCMEWLDSRETSSVVYASFGSLASLKKEQIEELAWGLRDMNYNFMWAVRESEMEKLPSNFLEETSEKGLVVSWCPQLQVLAHKAVRCFVTHCGWNSVLEALSCGVPMVTMPHWADQATNAKFVEDVWNVGVRVKTNKNGIAIKEEITKCIQQVMEEEKGMKMIKASLRLKELAKEAVNVGGSSDKNIEEFVAELAQI